In the genome of Chryseobacterium sp. 52, the window TGCTGAAATCACAATAGCAATGGCTAATGTCAGAGCAAACTGCTGGTAAAACAATCCTGTAGAACCGCTCATAAATGCTACCGGGACGAATACCGCAGACATAATAAGCGTAATGGATACAATTGCTCCCGTGATCTCACTCATCGCCGACATGGTCGCAGCCCTTGGATTAAGCTTTCTATGTTCCATTTTAGCATGGACTGCTTCCACGACGACAATGGCATCATCCACCACAATACCAATGGCCAGTACCAGGGCAAATAACGTCAGGATATTAATAGAAAAACCAAACAAATTCATAAAGAAGAACGTTCCTACAATAGATACCGGAACAGCAATGGCCGGAATCAGGGTTGAACGGAAATCCTGTAAGAAGATATACACCACAATGAATACAAGAATAAAAGCTTCTATCAATGTATGGATTACCTGGTCAATAGACTGATCCAGTGCTTCTTTTGTGGCATAAGGAATTTCATAATTCATTCCTTCCGGGAAAGATTTCTCAAGCTCCTTCATTCTTTCCTGAAGGGCGATCTGTACTTCATTGGCATTAGATCCGGCCATCTGGAAAATAGCCATGGTTACCGAAGGTTTTTTGTTGAAATTGGAAGAAACCGTATAACTATACGCTCCGAATTCTACTTTGGCAACATCTTTTAATTTTAAAACAGAACCGTCATTCAGTGCTTTAATCGTAATATTTTCATACTGTTCCGGCTCGGTAAATTTTCCTTTGTAACGGAGAACATACTCCATCGCTTCTTTACTTCTTTCTCCGAATCTTCCCGGTGCAGCTTCAAGGTTCTGAGACTGGATCGCCCGTGAAACATCGGACGGAGTAAGGTTGTACGAAGTCAGTTTATTGGGATCAAGCCAGACCCGCATGGAGTAGTCTTTGTTTCCGTATACCATTGCATCTCCTACCCCTTTTACCCTTTTCAGTTCAGGAACGATATTGATTTTAGCATAGTTTTCAAGGAAAAGATCATCCATTGTACCGTCCTTGCTGGTTAATGAAACCATTGCAATCATACTGTTCTGTCTTTTCACCGTTGTAATTCCGGCCTGAATAACTTCTGCAGGAAGCTGGTTGGTCACCTGCGCTACCCTATTCTGCACGTTAATCGCAGCCTGATCCGGATCTGTCCCCAGTTTAAAGATTACAGTAATACTTAGGGTACCGTCGTTACTGGCTGTAGAAGTAATATAATCCATATTTTCTACCCCATTGATGGCATTTTCTAAAGGCGGTGCTACGGATCTCGCGATCGTTTCCGCGTTGGCTCCCGGATAAGCTGCAGTTACCATAACGGTAGGCGGTGCAATATCAGGGAATTTGGTAATCGGCAGGCTGACCATACCGACGATACCCAGAATAACAAGCAATACGGAAATTACCGTTGCGAGTACGGGTCTTTTTATAATTGTCTTTAACATGATTTTTTCTTACGATTTTTTCGGTTGAGCATTCTTCTTCTGAGCTACGACTGGGGTTCCCGGCTGCAGTCTGTCGAAACCGGTCACAATATATTCATCACCTGCTTTAAGCCCTTTTGAAACGATGAAATTATCTCCTGCTTTCCCTGTTACTTCTACGGGAAGCATCGCCGCTTTTCCTCCTTTGATAGCAAACACAAAGATCTTATCCTGGATCGTTCTGGTAGAAGCTATAGGAAGAAGAACCACATTGCTGTAAAACTGTTCCATTACGATTTTTCCAGTATTTCCGCTTCTTAAAAGGCTCTCCGGATTGGTGAATTTAGCTCTTAAGGTGATGGAACCTGTAGTTTTGTTGAACTGGCCTTCCACCGCATCTATTTTTCCGGTCTGCCCATATTTCTCACCTCCTGAAAGCAATAGGGAAACTGCCGGTGTGTTTTTAATGATTTCATTGATGGTACTTCCTGCCTGTTGCTTCTGGAAATTATTAAAATCATTTTCACTCATGCTGAAATAGGTGTATACCTCATGAATATCAGACAGAAGTGTAATCGGCTCCTGATTGGATGGCGTCATCAAACTTCCCAGACGGTAATTGAATCTTCCGATAAACCCGCTTACGGGAGCTTTGATCGTAGAAAAATTAAGATTGATTTTTGCTGATTCGATGGTTGACATGGACTGGCTTACTGCTCCTCTTGCTGCATTATAAGCTGCTTCGGCCTCTTTCACCTGGATTTCGGAAACCATTTTATTCCGGAACAATTCTTTTTTCCTGTCCAGATCAATTTTAGAGGTGGAAAGATTGGCCTGTGCCGTGATGAGAGCTGCCTGAGCACTTTTCATCTGCTCGCGGAAGATCTGGTCTTCTATTTTGAACAATGGCTGTCCGGCTCTCACATAATCTCCTTCATCTACAAAGATCTTGCTAAGATATCCTGTAACCTGTGGTCTGATTTCTACATTGGAAACTCCTTCCACTGATGCTGCATATTCTCTGGAAACAGAAGCGTCTCCCTGGGTCACTTTTTCTACCGGAAGTTCGGGAGCCTGCTGTTGATAAGCCTGGTTTTGATTTCCTTTCCCGCATCCCGCCAAAACGATAAGCGAGAGGAAAAGTATAGTTGATTTCTGAATAAAAAATCTCTGCATAACAATATTCCTTTTAAATTTACGGGGCAAAATTCGCCCGAAAATAATTCAATCGAAATATTCAAAAAACTCCTTGTTTTGTCAAAAAGACTCCTTATTTAAAAAAACATGAGAAATATCATTAAATACCTTTAATAGAATACACAAATAACTTAATTCCATTTTTTGTATCGAAAAACAAGTTAAATTTAGCAAAAAGACATCAAACACAAAAGTTAAAAACAATTAAACTGCTGATTATCAATATAAATCATCTTTTTTATATTCTAATGGCGACTTACCTACATGTTTTTTAAAGAATTTACTGAAAGACGCCTGATCAGAAAATTTCAGCTGCACCGCCACATTATTGACATTGAGGTTGGGATTTCTAAGAAGAAGTCTGGCTTCTACAGCTAAAACCTGGTGGATAATTTCACGTGGCGATTTAAACATGGTTTTATTGATCACTTTGGTAAGATATTTACGGCTGATACACAGCTTGTCCGCATAGAACTGTACATTGTGTTCATCTTTAAAATGCTCCCGGACGAGAATAAAAAAACTGGTGGTCAGTTCATCTTCACGGTGGGTCACCTGATGCGGTTTCTCAATTTTCTTGAAATAATTGTCAATTTCATAGATAACCAGTGAGAAATGATGCCAGATCATCTCATTAAAGTAGTAATTATCTTTTTCTATATTGTTGATGGCTTTTAGTTCATCAAGGTGAAAATCCAGTCTTCTGTACAGATCGGGTTCATTTCTGATAATATGTGTAGGATCTGATGAAAGGCTTTTCAGTACATCATTAGATTTATAATTAAATCCGGCATCCAAAATAAAGTCTAAAGAAAAAAAGATATACTTTGCATTATAATCCTCTGAAATATGGTCTACCCAGAAAATTTCTGAAAAAGGACAAAAAATAACATCACCTTTGGCTACATCATAACTTTTATCATCAAGCCTGAAACGGATACTTCCCTGCTGTACCATAAAAATACAGAAATAGTCTGAGCGGTAAGGGGTGTTGAGCTTTATGGCATAATTAGCCTTGCCAATTTCCATGACCACAAACTCTTTTACTCTGAGATCAAATTCCACCTCCTGAAGAAGTTCTTCAAAAGTAAATAAGGAAACAAATTCTGTGGATTCAGCTGTGGACTTTCTGGCCATGAGGAATGAATTAGGATGCGAAATTAGAGTATTTGGATGAAAGGGGCAAAAACTAAAAAGACTAAACAAACTGAGAAAACGACTCCTCTTTATACCTCAATAATCAATTCCTTATCATAACCATTGTATTTTTCATCGATATAGCCATGAGGGTTGCAGATTATTTCGGTTTTTCCGATGGCATATCTGCAGGGTGTATGGATGTGCCCATGAATCCAGTACATCGGTTGATGTTCTGTAATAAAATCTTCCAGATTGGATGCATAAGCGGAAGTCACAGGATCTTTTTTATATTGTTCCGGAACAGATTGTATACTTGGTGCATGATGGGTAACGACAATATTTTGTAAGCCCGCAGAACTTTCCAGGCTTTCTTTTAACCAAAGCTTTGAGAACTGATGAATTTTAAATGTATCAATGGTCCTCATCTTTGAATAAGATGGATCTCGTGTGATCTTTTTATAATCATTCATAACTGGCTGACAGATCATTCCGTAATATAAAGGATCTCCGAAAATAGAAAAGTCTGTCCAAAGTGTGGCTCCGTGAAAACGGATACCATCTATATCCACGGATTCATTTTCAAGTACAAAAACGTTTGAATCTTCAGCAGCCAGCTTAATTTTATTTAAGGTTTTCGGATAGGAACCTTTATAATATTCATGATTTCCCAGGACGTAGATAACAGGTTTATTATGAATTTTAGATTTGATCCATTCAATGCCTTTTGTCCCGAGATTAATGTCCCCAGCCAATATTACCATATCTGCATGATCAAAAAATAAATCAGTAGATCCGAATTCCTGATGAAGGTCGCTGATGATCTGTATTTTCATTCTGCTAAAATAAAAAGAACCGGCAAATAATACCGATCCCTTTTCATATAGTTGTTATTTTTAACATGAAACTGACTCCAGCTTCCCGGGCCGTTATTATAGATTACAATACAAATGGAAGTATTTTTATTTTCCTGAGGAGTTAACCTATAACTTCATCAACGACAAATCCACCTTATTTAGGGAGAATAATTCCTTTTCATTGTAAGTATGAGCTTTTACATAAAATCCTATTTTTATGAAACCGCAATTTCTGCAGGTCTTATTTTTAAGCTTCTAACGATGAAATACAACAGCATTCCAAGGGCAAGTAAAGCATATCCAACCAAAATGATCAGGCTTAAATCTCCTACAGCGTATTGAGAAGGAAAGATCTGACTCATCAAAGTCATGAATGAAAGTCCGATTCCGGCTCCCAGGAAATAACTTGTGGAACTTAAGCTGGATGCTACTCCATAGTGAGAAGGTTCTACATCCTGAATTCCCATTACTGACAGGGCTGTAAAACAAAATGTCATCCCTATTCCCGAAATACACGCAGCTCCCAACACCACCACAGTGAGCGGATGACCTGTATAAACGGCAATCAGTAGAGATAAAGCTCCTGCCAACATAAAACTCCAGCCGAAGACTCCCATCTGAGAAGAACTTAATCTCTTAGAAACAGGAGGCAGTACAAATTTTGCCGCCAGCGCTGACATGATACTGAACGGCACAAGCATCAATCCTGCTGAAGCTGCACTGTGTCCCATATCTTTCTGAAGCATCAATGAAATAAGAAACAGAAATCCTATGAAAAATGCTCCCAATGTAAAGAAAACAGCATTGGAAACCATCAGTGATCTGTGTTTAAACAATTGCAAATCAATCAGTGGCTGGGCTACAGATTTTAACCTGATAAATACAGCAGCTAAAAGTAAAACTGAAAGAATCAGAGATCCTATGATCAGCAAAGGGTTTTCTTTGATATGAACTAATTCGTGTGTCCCATAAGTAAGGCTTAACAAGCCTAAAACAAGCAGCATTCCTGATACCAAATCTGTTTTCTGACCTGTTTCACTTTTCTCATCTTTAGGCAGATACTGGTAAGCAAAGATTAGAGTAAGTAAAAGAATAGGAACATTGATCAGGAAAACCCAGTGCCAGCTTAGGTAAGTACTGATAATTCCACCGACTGACAAACCGCTTCCTGAACCGATAGCAGCAAACGAACTGAAAACTCCAATAGCACGGTTCCGTTCCTGCTCTCCTCTAAAGGTATTGGTGACAATGGATAAAGCGGAAGGCATAATCAATGCAGCACCCAATCCCTGAAGAGCACGGAATACAGCCAACGTTTCAAAGCTATGTGAAAGTCCTGCTCCTAAAGAAGTCAGCATAAAAATAACAGCTCCGATAAGGAAGATTTTTTTTCGCCCGATCTGGTCGGAAAGTTTCCCACCGATAATCAGAAAGCCTCCAAAAAACAATACATAAAGGGTCTGAAGCCATTGAACGGTCCCTGCTCCGATATGAAACTGTTCCTGAATAGAAGGAATCGTTAAATTAATAATGGCAATATCCAAAGCCTCTACAAAAGTTCCTACCGATGCTACTATTAATATTAAATTTTTCCTTGTACTCATATATTCAAATTTCCTGCAAAATTAATTTTAAAAGAACATATTTGAAAATTATATATTAAATTTGGAACATATTTGATTTTAATTGAATTAAAAAAGAACAAATACACTATAACACTTCATAACAAGTCTAAAAACAGAACAAATGACTGCAGAACATTATACTCCCGACGAAAAAGACCTTTCCATCCTTCGTTTGCTTCAGAAAGATGCTAAAATGAGCGTGCGTGATATTTCGGCCAGGATCAATTTAAGTTCCACACCTACCCATGAGCGGATTAAACGGATGGAAAAGCTTGGAATCATTAAAGAATATACCGCGGTTGTAGACCGTAAAAAAGTGAATAAGGGCATGATGGTCATCTGTATGATTGCTCTGAATGTTCACAATAAAAAAACGGCCGGAAAATTTATCGAAGAGGTTGGAAAGCTGAAAGAGGTCGTTGAATTCTATAACATCAGCGGAGATTTCGATTTCATGCTGAAAATCCTGGCTCCCAATATGGATGAATTCCATGAGTTTTTCGTGAATAAACTTTCTGAAATTGAAGGGATAGGACAGACGAAAAGTATTTTTGTGATGAACAGTATTAAGGAAAGTGCGCAGATTTTGTAAGTACTGCTGCTCATTTTCATTCTTTTATTACCCGCAGATCTGGCTGATTACGCAGATGCTTATAAATAGTGAATAGATATGCATAATGTATTAAATATGGGTGAGAGCCTGTGAGAATCTATCCAAAATTGACACATTTAAGAATCTTTTAATATTTTAAATTCAGCATTCTGTTTGGGATTGAGTACATTGAAGTCTCATTTAAAATTACAAATTATGCCCTGGAATCCTGAAGTTTACAATCAATTTAAAAATATCCGTTTTAAGCCTTTTTATGATCTTGCTGAACTGATCACTGATGAAAAGAAAATGAAAGCTGTAGACCTTGGCTGCGGTACGGGAGAACAGACGGCTATCCTTACCGAAAAATTTTCACTGGCTACATTTACCGGGATTGACTCTTCTCCTGAAATGCTTGAAAAGTCTAAGGCATTAGAAAATGAACGTCTTCACTTCAGGATATCTACCACGGAAGAGATGCTGAATGCTGATGAAAAATGGGACCTTATTTTCAGTAATGCGGCCCTGCAATGGTCTGACAATCATCAGGAGCTGTTTCCAAAACTGATCTCTAAACTTGAAACTGGAGGTCAGTTAGCCGTACAAATGCCTTATCAACCGGGAAACACCTTGAATAAAATTCTTTTTGAGTTGGCCAATGAAGAACCTTTCCAAACCCAACTTAATGGCTGGAATCGCCCTTCCGCTGTACTTACCATAGATGAATATGCACAGATCCTGTTCGACAACGGGATTGAGGATCTCAATCTATCACAGAAAGTTTATCCTATTATCGCTGAAGACCATGAAACTTTATTCAATTTTATCTCAGGATCCGCTTTGATTCCTTATCTGGAAAGACTTGATGAGGGACAGCAAAAAACCTTTACGACAGAATTCAGGCAGCGTATTGCGAAGGATTTTCCTAAACTTCCTGCTATTTACGCTTTTAAAAGAATCCTCCTGTATGGAAGGAAAAAATAAAAAAAGCCCTGCTTATGATTAATGCAGGGCTTTTTTAAACAATTTTCACACCTTATTATTTCCAGTAATTCCAGACTGTTCCGTCAAATACAGCTAATGTTTTGCTGGCGGTATCATAACAGATCATTCCCGGATATGGGTTTTTCACATTCAGATGGGGAGAAACTATTTTTGGAAGAATCATCGCCTTATCCGGTGCTTCCAGCACGAATACACCATCCGCATTGCCAGGTTGGACGCCAATTACGACTCCATTTCCGGTTTCATCCGAAGTGTTCACAAGAATCGCAGATGAATTCCCGGTGTCGCTAAGCGCTTTCCATGTATTGTTTTCATAGACTTTTACTTTATCATCAGATCGATCAAAAATAAATGTTCCGTTGGCAGGGTTACCCGCAGGAAGTCCCTGTATAGCAGGAAGGATAAGACCTTTTGTATTGGCAGATGTACTATTAAAATCTAATATTGTACTGTTTCCATCAATTGTTTGTTTCTCGATAGCTATCTGAGCAGATAAGGAACCAAAAATAACGGATGCTACTGCTATGCTTATGTTTTTTATATGTTTCATATTATTTACCATTAAGTTAATCATTACAGCTTCTTTCAATACATTTCCACTGGGTTCCGTTGTATAACTTTACACAACTGTCCTGAATATCATAGACCATCATTCCTTCTTTGGGCTCTGCCACTGCATCTCCTGATTGCGGGGTCTGGCTTACATGCTGTACTCTGGTAATAACGAAACCTTTAGTTTTTGATTCCAGTGCAAGAAATCCGTTAGGAATATTTTCTGGCCAGTTATCCGTTTTCTGTTGTATTGTGATTCCCATCTTAGTATATCCGTCAGGGGTTCCCAACACTGCAGGTTTGGTACAATAGTCATCTATTTCATTAATCACCTCATCTGCAAAACCACAGGCCAATTTATCATCCGGAAGGCCTGCCGGCCATAACGCAGGACACATAGCCTTGGTCGCATTGGGCCCACAAAAACTGGCATTCCCGGGAGCCAGCCCTGTTACCGTATCCATGGCGATGGCTATAATCTGACTGTCGTTACTGAGTATAGAGGTTCCTCCTCCACTGACCTGAGCTTTGGCAATGCAGTACGCCTTTCCTAAAGGAGCTCCAACATAGTTTACAAAGGGATAAGTAGTAGACTGCTGACTGAAGGTTCCACATATTTCCACCACACTGGATGTTCCCATTTCAATCGTTGAAGTTGTCCCGGGAAAGGTTCCCATGAATGAAGGATCACCCTGAGAGACCGATCCTGTAAGGGAAAGGTAAGCTTTTGTACCCAGCTTCACTTTTGAGTTTTTCTGGCTTCCAAAAACCCCTATCAGAATGGAACCTTCAGATTTCACACTGGCAGCATCCCTGATTTCCAGATTTCCATTTATTGTAACTCCTTTTACAATAAGTGCTCCTCCCGGCTCAATGATCAGCAGTGCATCCTGAGGAATCATGATATCATTACCCAAAGTAAGGTTTCCATTAAGGCAATACGTTTCTCCCGGGTTCATTGCCTGACCTGTATACGCTATGCATTGTGCTTCCACAATGCCGTAAAAAAGAGCCATTAACAAGAAAACAAATTTCTTATTAATGGCACTAAAATTTAAATTATCCATATACTTTTATAATAAATTAATACTTTTTACATAATTTAAGGAGTATGAAATAAAATTTTACATCACAGAAGCCATTGAACAATTTGCATACCAAAGTTCTTTTTTAACACCCTGCCTGATGTTCAGTTGTTTGATTTAAACAGATCTATTTTACGCGCCAGAAGGGACTTAAATAGCGGAGAAAAAAAACATTTTTTTTCAAAAAATAATTTCAACAACTGGCACAGCTCTATTAAAATCTTCATTTATCCCACAAAAAAGATGCACCATAATGATGCATCTTTAATAATTGTATATTTAGCCGTTTTCCGTTTCACAAAATCGGTTAATGAACTGAACCAGATTTTATATAATTGGGAATTCTCCTTAAAGTATCTATAAGAATTGTGTCTGAACCTCTTACCTGAAAGCTTTTTTCATTCAAAAAATAAAGATTTGCTTTGTATTCTTTTTTCTGATGTTTGTAATAGTCTTTGATTGTTGAGGGGTTTTCTTTATTAATAATACCAATCAGGCTGTCTATTTTCATTCCGAATGATGCTTTTTTTGAAACAAGGCGCCAGTCGTTCTCATTTAATTCAGCATTGGGAAAAGGATTCAGGTTTAAGGCCTGTGCATCTTCCGGAGTCACCGAACCTGTATTTTCTGCAGTGACAGTATCATTGCTTTTATTTTCAGCGTTAACAATGGTTTCTTCTGCAGGAAACCCCAACATTTTCCCACCATCCAAAAAGAATAAGCAACCTGCAATTCCTGTTAATGTGAGCAGTAAAAGACTCCAGAATGCAATTTTATACCCATTCAGGCGGGATTCTTTATTTCCGTGGCTGTTTCCTCTGTTAAAATCTTCAAGGCTGTTTCCAAGCTTAGGTTTTGGGCCTGACTGGTTCAAAGAATAAGTAGATCCCATTGAGCCAATGCTTCCAATATCTCTGCTAAGTCTGATTTTATCTGCAAATATTTTCCTGCTTTCCAGATGTTTCTTTCTAATCGGTTCTACTTTTCCGTCTGATTTTAAAGCACTGATCAAATTATCAATCTTTGCGGCATATTGATCAAATTCTTCATGGATGTCTTTAATTCCACCTTTAGATTCACTTATTTTCTGTTCGTTTTCCTTATGCTTCCTTTCATTATGAGCAATCTGTTTTTCCAGATTATCTATAATGGTCTTTCTGTCTTCTTTCAGGTTTTCTTTTTCTTTCTCAAGATCATGGATGCAGGTATTGACGAGTCTTGATTTTTCTTCATGAGATTTCTGAATTTCCCGTTCAAATCCATTCAGATCTACAATTTTAAAAATTCCTTTCTGCTGAACAAATTCTCCTACCTCACGATTTTCAGTAAAATAAATCATATCATAGCTACTCAGCAGATCAACTGCTTTACTGAAAAGTGACTGCAGCTGAGGTTGGCCAGTCTCTGTATATACCATCAGATAATTATTGCCAGACTGAGCTGTAGTTAAGCCTTCAACTTCCCGGGCATTTAAATGTATTTTATCATAATCTTTCGGCATATTTACAGAAAACTTATCGGAATGGTTGATGGTAATTGTTCCATCTGTCACATTATGTTCTTCCAAATATTGATGAAATTCATCCAAAGCACTTATAATGAGACTTTCTGAGGCTATTTTATCCACAAAAATAAGACTTGAACCTATAAATGTACCTCCGCGCTGTGAGTTCTGCTCTTTTGCAAAAGTATACACCACATAGGAAATCAAATAGGAACTCCCAACCGATTCTATACGCATTCCATAGATTCTGGTATCCGGAAAAAGCTTGACTGCATCGGTCTTTAAATCAAATGTTCTGATATTTTTGGCGAGATCAGGACGGCCCCCTAAAAAATAAGACTGACGGAAACCATTCGGATTTCCAAAAGTTCCGAACGCAGAGAAAAAATAAGTATTGTCCATCAGTTGGTAAAGCTAAATTTTAAACGTTCCCAAAATGTCCCTTCATAGTCCAGATCATATCCTGTGATGCTTCTGTAGAGCCACTTGGACAAGACTTCAGCTGTAGAGAGATTGAGTAGATTGACCCTTTCCTGTCCTATTGCATTCTGGACACTTCCAATCGTATAATAGGTTTTACTTAAACCATAGGTATTTATTCTCTGGGCAGTCATTGGAAGACGTTCGGAAATAAAATTTTCAAGTTCTTCGGCACTTTCCACATCCATTCTTCCGGATTTGTCCCATTTGGAAATCACGAGCACCGCATTCACTGACTTCAGGTTTTTTCCTTTTCTTTCGAGCTCGTCCAGAAATTCATTGATCAGGCTGTCTTCTCTGTGAGCGGACTCATAGCTTGTCACAATAATAAATGTAATCGGTACATTCGCGTTTAGAAAGGATTCTATACTGCTGTGATAATTCCCTCCTCTTCTGATCTCATTGTGATTTTCTCCTGAAGTTTCCAGAAAGGTAAGATCAATTGGCTGTACTTTTTTCGATTTATTATTAGGTTCAAAAACCAAATCAAGACGGGTAACCTGATCTCTCGTTGATCTGCCAGGTAAAATACCCTGTCTTATGTTTTCAAAAAAATCAGAGAGCAAAACATTAGCTTCCTTACTGTTTGGATTTCCCAGTTTAGGTCTGAGTACACCGGCATGGGATTTCAGA includes:
- a CDS encoding efflux RND transporter periplasmic adaptor subunit — protein: MQRFFIQKSTILFLSLIVLAGCGKGNQNQAYQQQAPELPVEKVTQGDASVSREYAASVEGVSNVEIRPQVTGYLSKIFVDEGDYVRAGQPLFKIEDQIFREQMKSAQAALITAQANLSTSKIDLDRKKELFRNKMVSEIQVKEAEAAYNAARGAVSQSMSTIESAKINLNFSTIKAPVSGFIGRFNYRLGSLMTPSNQEPITLLSDIHEVYTYFSMSENDFNNFQKQQAGSTINEIIKNTPAVSLLLSGGEKYGQTGKIDAVEGQFNKTTGSITLRAKFTNPESLLRSGNTGKIVMEQFYSNVVLLPIASTRTIQDKIFVFAIKGGKAAMLPVEVTGKAGDNFIVSKGLKAGDEYIVTGFDRLQPGTPVVAQKKNAQPKKS
- a CDS encoding helix-turn-helix domain-containing protein — translated: MARKSTAESTEFVSLFTFEELLQEVEFDLRVKEFVVMEIGKANYAIKLNTPYRSDYFCIFMVQQGSIRFRLDDKSYDVAKGDVIFCPFSEIFWVDHISEDYNAKYIFFSLDFILDAGFNYKSNDVLKSLSSDPTHIIRNEPDLYRRLDFHLDELKAINNIEKDNYYFNEMIWHHFSLVIYEIDNYFKKIEKPHQVTHREDELTTSFFILVREHFKDEHNVQFYADKLCISRKYLTKVINKTMFKSPREIIHQVLAVEARLLLRNPNLNVNNVAVQLKFSDQASFSKFFKKHVGKSPLEYKKDDLY
- a CDS encoding metallophosphoesterase; its protein translation is MKIQIISDLHQEFGSTDLFFDHADMVILAGDINLGTKGIEWIKSKIHNKPVIYVLGNHEYYKGSYPKTLNKIKLAAEDSNVFVLENESVDIDGIRFHGATLWTDFSIFGDPLYYGMICQPVMNDYKKITRDPSYSKMRTIDTFKIHQFSKLWLKESLESSAGLQNIVVTHHAPSIQSVPEQYKKDPVTSAYASNLEDFITEHQPMYWIHGHIHTPCRYAIGKTEIICNPHGYIDEKYNGYDKELIIEV
- a CDS encoding MFS transporter produces the protein MSTRKNLILIVASVGTFVEALDIAIINLTIPSIQEQFHIGAGTVQWLQTLYVLFFGGFLIIGGKLSDQIGRKKIFLIGAVIFMLTSLGAGLSHSFETLAVFRALQGLGAALIMPSALSIVTNTFRGEQERNRAIGVFSSFAAIGSGSGLSVGGIISTYLSWHWVFLINVPILLLTLIFAYQYLPKDEKSETGQKTDLVSGMLLVLGLLSLTYGTHELVHIKENPLLIIGSLILSVLLLAAVFIRLKSVAQPLIDLQLFKHRSLMVSNAVFFTLGAFFIGFLFLISLMLQKDMGHSAASAGLMLVPFSIMSALAAKFVLPPVSKRLSSSQMGVFGWSFMLAGALSLLIAVYTGHPLTVVVLGAACISGIGMTFCFTALSVMGIQDVEPSHYGVASSLSSTSYFLGAGIGLSFMTLMSQIFPSQYAVGDLSLIILVGYALLALGMLLYFIVRSLKIRPAEIAVS
- a CDS encoding Lrp/AsnC family transcriptional regulator, giving the protein MTAEHYTPDEKDLSILRLLQKDAKMSVRDISARINLSSTPTHERIKRMEKLGIIKEYTAVVDRKKVNKGMMVICMIALNVHNKKTAGKFIEEVGKLKEVVEFYNISGDFDFMLKILAPNMDEFHEFFVNKLSEIEGIGQTKSIFVMNSIKESAQIL
- a CDS encoding methyltransferase domain-containing protein — protein: MPWNPEVYNQFKNIRFKPFYDLAELITDEKKMKAVDLGCGTGEQTAILTEKFSLATFTGIDSSPEMLEKSKALENERLHFRISTTEEMLNADEKWDLIFSNAALQWSDNHQELFPKLISKLETGGQLAVQMPYQPGNTLNKILFELANEEPFQTQLNGWNRPSAVLTIDEYAQILFDNGIEDLNLSQKVYPIIAEDHETLFNFISGSALIPYLERLDEGQQKTFTTEFRQRIAKDFPKLPAIYAFKRILLYGRKK